One genomic window of Aliiroseovarius sp. M344 includes the following:
- a CDS encoding DNA polymerase III subunit delta', translating to MSTDHEATPEPDRIDGAPHPREAIQLIGQGAADAAFLDAYTSDRLHHGWLITGPRGVGKATLAWRIARFLLATPADDGGMFAAPAPTTLDIPADHPVARRIHALSEPGLFLLRRPWDEKNKRLKSDITVDEVRKLKHFFALSSAGGGRRVVIVDVADEMNVSAANALLKLLEEPPVGAVLLLISHQPSRLLPTIRSRCRELRLGPLAPAELAQVLAGLDETPTAEETLRLGELAAGSAGDALRLQHLGGLATYAALVEIFSAGREFDRPRALQLANSAVGKANAERFDLILRLFDLFLARLARHGAGCLPAAEAAPGEAACLARLSPDADAARAWANLQQELSARAGHGRAVNLDPAALILDMVFRINDTAARQAA from the coding sequence ATGAGCACGGACCACGAGGCCACACCGGAACCCGACCGCATCGACGGCGCACCGCACCCGCGCGAGGCAATCCAACTGATTGGTCAGGGCGCCGCAGACGCTGCTTTTTTGGACGCCTACACCTCGGACCGGTTGCATCATGGCTGGCTTATCACCGGACCACGCGGTGTGGGCAAAGCCACGCTCGCTTGGCGCATCGCGCGATTTTTGCTGGCCACCCCTGCCGATGATGGCGGGATGTTTGCAGCCCCTGCCCCAACGACCCTGGATATCCCCGCTGACCACCCTGTCGCGCGCCGCATTCACGCCTTGTCAGAACCCGGACTGTTTCTGCTGCGTCGCCCGTGGGACGAGAAGAACAAACGCCTGAAAAGCGATATCACCGTGGATGAAGTGCGCAAACTGAAGCACTTCTTCGCGCTGTCCTCGGCCGGCGGCGGGCGGCGTGTTGTGATCGTCGATGTGGCAGATGAAATGAACGTCTCAGCGGCCAACGCGCTGTTAAAACTACTCGAAGAACCGCCAGTTGGTGCGGTGCTTTTGCTAATTAGCCACCAGCCCTCACGCCTTTTGCCAACGATCCGGTCCCGTTGCCGTGAATTGCGTCTTGGCCCCTTGGCACCAGCCGAACTGGCGCAGGTCTTGGCAGGCCTCGATGAAACGCCGACAGCCGAGGAAACACTTCGGCTGGGCGAACTGGCGGCTGGGTCTGCGGGCGATGCCCTTAGGCTGCAACATCTTGGCGGGTTGGCAACCTATGCAGCATTGGTTGAGATTTTCTCGGCTGGTCGCGAATTTGACCGACCTCGCGCCCTGCAACTTGCCAACAGCGCTGTCGGCAAAGCAAATGCTGAGCGGTTCGATCTGATCTTGCGCTTGTTCGATCTTTTCCTTGCCCGTCTGGCCCGCCATGGCGCAGGTTGCCTGCCAGCGGCCGAGGCTGCACCGGGTGAAGCCGCTTGTTTGGCGCGCCTGTCGCCAGATGCGGATGCCGCCCGGGCCTGGGCCAATTTGCAACAGGAATTGTCGGCCCGCGCCGGTCATGGTCGGGCGGTGAACCTTGACCCCGCCGCGCTCATCCTTGATATGGTTTTTCGGATCAATGATACGGCGGCGCGCCAAGCCGCCTGA
- the tmk gene encoding dTMP kinase encodes MAGLFISFEGIDGSGKSTQAKLLARALEDLGHEVVLTREPGGSPGAEEIRSLVLEGDPDRWSAQTELLLFTAARRDHLERLIDPALAAGKNVITDRFADSTRMYQGTRSGDLRAMVDQLHDLVIGREPDLTFLIDMDPDLGLARAKGRGGTEERFEDFGADLQHKMRAGFLDLAQQYPGRFRVIDGTRDVETVAADVLQIALGALSKSEPTP; translated from the coding sequence ATGGCCGGACTTTTTATCAGTTTTGAAGGCATTGATGGCTCGGGGAAATCGACCCAGGCCAAGCTTTTGGCGCGCGCGCTTGAGGACCTTGGACACGAGGTCGTGTTAACGCGCGAACCAGGCGGCAGCCCAGGTGCCGAGGAAATCCGGTCATTGGTGTTGGAAGGCGATCCGGACCGCTGGTCGGCGCAGACCGAACTGTTATTGTTCACAGCAGCACGACGCGATCATCTGGAACGTCTGATTGACCCGGCGTTGGCAGCGGGCAAGAATGTCATTACCGACCGATTTGCCGACAGCACCCGCATGTATCAGGGCACCCGGTCGGGTGATCTGCGTGCCATGGTCGACCAGTTGCATGACCTAGTAATCGGACGCGAACCCGATCTGACCTTTCTGATCGACATGGACCCGGATCTTGGTCTGGCCCGCGCCAAAGGGCGCGGCGGCACCGAAGAACGGTTCGAAGATTTCGGCGCTGATTTGCAGCACAAGATGCGGGCGGGATTTCTGGACCTAGCCCAGCAGTATCCTGGCCGGTTCCGAGTGATCGACGGCACGCGCGATGTCGAGACCGTCGCTGCGGACGTCCTGCAAATTGCGCTCGGCGCTCTGTCCAAATCAGAGCCGACCCCATGA